From one Dysidea avara chromosome 9, odDysAvar1.4, whole genome shotgun sequence genomic stretch:
- the LOC136267475 gene encoding fibrinogen-like protein A: MIYAILLIIAVVTALARGECRTSDFKSCCCLGYNNTRFNSMQPGVYTIKHFGGVKCSSTEVYCDTTSGRGGWLVIQRRKDGSVDFDRDWVDYEDGFGDLRGEFWFGLSSMHTLTKQGQWELRIDYQLKNKTKGYLSYGTFKVGSANEQYLLTISDFSASTAKNDPFRNSGSPMYSPHSITESPFTTRDKDNDMWHENCASHSIGGSVGNKGGGWWYNLCAYIRLNTEYGNEHAIWLNGMHYSVSFVEMKIRPKNCVL; the protein is encoded by the coding sequence ATGATCTATGCTATACTACTGATCATTGCTGTTGTAACAGCTTTGGCTAGAGGAGAATGTCGAACATCTGATTTTAAAAGCTGCTGTTGTCTTGGCTACAATAATACCCGTTTTAATTCCATGCAACCTGGTGTCTATACCATCAAACATTTTGGTGGAGTGAAGTGTTCCAGCACTGAAGTATACTGTGACACTACCTCAGGAAGAGGAGGATGGCTAGTTATTCAGCGCAGAAAAGATGGAAGTGTTGACTTTGACAGAGACTGGGTAGattatgaagatggatttgggGACTTAAGGGGAGAATTCTGGTTTGGTCTAAGTTCAATGCATACCCTAACCAAACAAGGACAGTGGGAGCTACGTATCGACTATCAActtaaaaacaaaacaaaaggtTACCTATCATATGGTACTTTTAAAGTTGGATCAGCAAATGAACAGTACTTGTTGACTATCTCAGATTTTAGTGCCTCCACAGCTAAAAATGATCCATTTAGGAATAGTGGAAGTCCAATGTACAGTCCACATTCAATCACtgaatcaccatttacaacaaGGGATAAAGACAATGATATGTGGCATGAAAATTGTGCATCACATTCAATAGGAGGAAGTGTTGGAAACAAAGGCGGAGGATGGTGGTACAATTTGTGTGCCTACATACGTCTCAACACTGAATATGGTAATGAACATGCGATATGGCTTAATGGCATGCACTACTCTGTCTCATTTGTGGAAATGAAAATCAGGCCAAAGAACTGTGTTCTTTGA